One genomic window of Misgurnus anguillicaudatus chromosome 12, ASM2758022v2, whole genome shotgun sequence includes the following:
- the LOC129449220 gene encoding E3 SUMO-protein ligase ZBED1-like: protein MEDNGNKSVQHERRVITPNNLRSSIWKHFGFWTENKNMKKDKVVCKLCDREFPYHSSTTSMRGHMQLHHPDEYKDLEREEPPTKQPKLTNFFPPSAPLNSARKEAINSKLAKFICRDMRPISIVEGEGFIDFVRELEPRYIIPSRTTVTKNIAKIYDTTRENMRQILSGKNVALTTDGWSSLATEAYITVTAHVISETWEFHDFVLQTKQLRGSHTAENVAECITGILRDFAIQPDSVVAFTTDNALNYVNAVEQHLGAVNIPCLAHTINLAVRKGLDVRAIDTTLARLRKTASHFHRSTTDSSLLEDKQRLLGLKPDKLINDCVTRWNSTYNMICRASEQQAAVAAVIFDKKMSNLELTTTEWHLVEQVRETLKPFKVATQALSTCKYPTSSAVLPLQHILLSQVQKIRSESDERSCLREMASKIEADLSKRYDPKKEAAFMLLNKASYLDPRFHRLIHITEEKKQQVRANIREELSLQSDNDEHVEAEPCSSGSSTGKTALTAMGDLFGGVYSRGYERPNDVESDLLQEMMRYEKEPPLPADSDPLLWWKIGSTKYPHLAQLAMKYLSVPGTSVRSERVFSTAGHIVNKKRSALDPENVDRLVFLSNNL, encoded by the coding sequence atggaggacaacgGCAATAAATCTGTGCAACACGAGAGACGAGTGATAACCCCGAATAACTTAAGAAGTTCAATATGGAAGCACTTCGGGTTTTggactgaaaataaaaatatgaagaAGGACAAAGTGGTATGCAAACTGTGCGATCGCGAGTTTCCATATCACAGCAGCACTACATCTATGAGGGGACATATGCAGCTTCATCATCCAGATGAATATAAAGACCTAGAGCGGGAAGAGCCACCCACTAAACAGCCAAAACTGACTAACTTTTTTCCCCCGTCTGCACCTCTAAATTCTGCACGGAAAGAGGCTATAAACTCGAAGCTCGCAAAGTTCATTTGTAGAGACATGAGGCCAATTAGCATTGTGGAGGGTGAAGGTTTCATTGATTTTGTTCGTGAACTTGAGCCTAGATACATTATACCTAGCCGAACCACCGTAACGAAGAACATTGCGAAAATATATGACACTACTCGTGAAAACATGCGTCAGATTTTAAGTGGCAAAAACGTTGCTCTGACTACCGACGGATGGAGTTCCCTCGCTACAGAGGCATACATCACAGTGACAGCACACGTCATCTCAGAAACTTGGGAATTCCACGATTTTGTACTGCAAACGAAGCAGCTGAGAGGTAGTCATACAGCTGAGAATGTTGCAGAGTGCATCACGGGCATATTGAGGGATTTCGCAATACAGCCTGATTCAGTTGTTGCATTCACTACTGATAATGCACTTAATTATGTTAATGCTGTGGAGCAGCACCTAGGTGCTGTTAATATACCGTGTCTAGCCCACACAATCAACTTGGCTGTACGCAAAGGGTTAGATGTCAGAGCCATAGACACAACTCTAGCAAGGCTAAGAAAAACTGCCTCTCATTTTCACAGATCCACTACAGACAGCAGTCTTTTGGAGGATAAGCAGCGTCTGCTTGGTCTAAAGCCAGATAAACTAATCAATGATTGTGTGACAAGATGGAACTCTACCTACAATATGATTTGTAGGGCATCTGAGCAACAAGCAGCCGTGGCAGCCGtgatttttgacaaaaaaatgtcTAATCTAGAACTGACCACAACTGAGTGGCACCTGGTTGAACAGGTGCGAGAGACACTTAAACCTTTCAAAGTCGCCACCCAAGCATTGTCCACATGCAAATACCCTACATCCTCAGCTGTACTGCCTTTGCAACACATACTTTTGTCTCAAGTTCAAAAAATCAGGTCAGAGTCAGACGAGAGGTCTTGCTTGAGGGAAATGGCATCTAAAATCGAGGCAGATTTGAGCAAACGCTATGACCCCAAAAAGGAAGCGGCATTTATGCTTTTGAATAAAGCGTCTTACCTGGATCCTAGGTTTCATCGTTTAATCCATATAACGGAGGAAAAGAAGCAACAGGTGCGCGCAAACATTAGAGAGGAATTGTCACTGCAGTCTGACAATGACGAACACGTGGAGGCGGAGCCATGCAGCTCGGGTTCAAGCACGGGAAAGACGGCCTTAACAGCAATGGGGGATCTGTTTGGAGGCGTATACTCAAGGGGCTACGAAAGACCTAATGATGTCGAAAGCGACCTCTTACAGGAGATGATGCGTTATGAAAAGGAGCCACCATTGCCAGCTGACAGCGACCCGCTTTTGTGGTGGAAGATTGGCAGTACGAAATACCCCCACCTTGCGCAGCTAGCAATGAAGTACCTGAGTGTACCTGGGACATCAGTGCGGTCGGAGCGCGTTTTCTCAACAGCTGGACATATAGTGAATAAAAAACGCTCTGCTCTGGACCCTGAAAATGTCGACCGACTTGTTTTCCTGTCCAATAATTTATAA
- the LOC129447514 gene encoding E3 SUMO-protein ligase ZBED1-like has product MFECNRGKPVSAALSAKLTTLLAQWIATSCRPISVVEDDGLELVLQAATGDPSYKLPARRTIIRRIHDQHAAEKAAKDEKIVEASCVALTGDHWTSVNNDNYLGVTVHLIDASWELHSFALGVMKTEERHFAEACARQFLDVANQWGIADKISTIGTDSAPNMVAAGRILPFEHLPCVAHVVQRAIIMSLREGGFDGVLAKCRKVVRLFKHSPANTDELNVQQASLGQVQEPLVQDVPTRWNSTLEMIKRLRRNRDALHTTLSQQKHNLTLPTDAEYEKLAKLEKLLEPCRYITELLGGDKYVSCSVVLPALCHLQHTMKISDDDPAYIVRFKAAFTKDLNQRREKINLEWLKVATALDPRFKDLKCLPRAEREPVWAKLSELLKEEEPALQTLREENPEPPKKKTALLLIGSDSESDEEKPEDSTVERYKVKPSASLDECPLKWWSEHTAVYGKMAHIARKYLGTPATTVPCERLFSLAGHIVQKRRSSLSPENVNKLVCLSYWWKKEK; this is encoded by the exons ATGTTTGAGTGCAACCGTGGCAAGCCTGTAAGCGCAGCTCTTTCAGCCAAGCTAACTACTCTCCTCGCTCAGTGGATTGCCACCAGCTGCCGACCCATAAGCGTGGTTGAAGATGATGGGCTCGAGCTTGTTCTCCAGGCGGCCACAGGTGACCCATCTTACAAACTACCTGCGAGGCGAACTATCATTAGGAGAATACATGACCAGCACGCCGCAGAGAAAGCCGCAAAAGATGAAAAGATTGTAGAGGCGAGTTGTGTAGCATTGACTGGCGACCACTGGACATCGGTTAACAACGACAACTACCTCGGTGTTACTGTACATCTCATCGATGCCAGCTGGGAACTTCACTCCTTCGCTTTAG GTGTGATGAAAACAGAGGAGCGTCACTTTGCAGAAGCATGTGCCAGGCAGTTTCTAGATGTCGCTAATCAGTGGGGGATAGCTGACAAAATCAGCACTATTGGAACAGACAGTGCTCCTAATATGGTGGCAGCAGGGAGGATACTGCCATTCGAGCATTTGCCCTGTGTTGCGCATGTTGTACAGAGAGCTATTATAATGTCACTTCGGGAAGGTGGTTTTGATGGTGTACTTGCTAAGTGCCGTAAAGTGGTCAGACTTTTCAAACATAGTCCGGCCAACACAGACGAGCTGAATGTCCAGCAAGCCTCCCTTGGACAAGTTCAGGAGCCACTCGTGCAAGATGTTCCAACACGGTGGAATTCCACCCTCGAGATGATCAAACGCCTGAGGCGCAACAGAGACGCACTGCACACAACGCTGTCTCAGCAGAAGCACAATCTGACCCTCCCAACAGATGCTGAATATGAGAAGTTGGCAAAGCTAGAGAAACTGCTGGAGCCATGCAG gtACATCACTGAGCTCCTTGGTGGGGATAAGTATGTATCCTGCTCTGTGGTTCTTCCTGCCCTGTGCCACCTCCAGCACACGATGAAGATCTCAGACGATGATCCTGCCTATATTGTGCGATTCAAGGCTGCCTTTACCAAGGACCTCAACCAGCGGAGGGAGAAAATAAATCTGGAATGGCTTAAG GTGGCGACTGCTCTAGATCCACGATTTAAGGACCTCAAGTGCTTGCCCAGAGCAGAGAGGGAGCCAGTGTGGGCAAAGCTAAGTGAGTTGTTGAAGGAAGAAGAACCTGCTTTGCAGACACTCAGGGAGGAGAACCCTGAGCCACCCAAGAAGAAAACCGCCCTGCTACTGATAGGATCAGACTCAGAATCAGATGAGGAGAAACCAGAAGACAGTACTGTGGAGAGGTACAAGGTAAAGCCCAGTGCCAGTCTAGATGAGTGTCCACTGAAGTGGTGGTCGGAGCACACTGCTGTCTATGGTAAGATGGCCCACATTGCCCGTAAATACTTGGGGACTCCTGCCACAACTGTCCCGTGCGAGAGACTTTTTTCTTTAGCAGGCCATATTGTGCAGAAGAGGAGATCTAGTTTGTCACCAGAAAATGTGAACAAGCTGGTTTGCTTGAGTTACTGGTGGAAAAAGGAGAAATAG